Part of the Lotus japonicus ecotype B-129 chromosome 6, LjGifu_v1.2 genome, gtatagtaaagggttttgtcgtatccacaaggaggtgtaatacttatgccgttcaatagctaacaaactcaaatgatggttaacagagatattaggggtttgtttaagaacatgaaaatataaagaaagcagATAAAGtagttggattcaccaaggtagatagttttgctgggattagagtttcgttgtttgacctctatgtattctattgattcacatacaaatattgttctatgcaattgattcctcccaccatttcttatcttactacccagtcccccggtgtagaagattatcaactccctatattaaccttcaatcccttgatcgattaacaatagtgagtagcattaagcatggatgtttgaatagactaatgatctaaccctatccctagaccttagaatcattagattattttacctaattcagatttaaatagttagttcccaccatcctattaaatcttaggtgatcaatccaaaacaagcattaAGCACAAGGTAagaatcattgaatcatggaaaagaaacatatgattaactctagttcagactcaagatcatgtgagttccctacacaagtttgaatcaatcaaaatacccaaggggatcaatctaagatatagcttgaagcataagagaaaaccattgattctttaacatagaaacatgaaatttgcatgaaaggaaatcaaatagattacatgagcatcaaaacaactagttctaatcccaacaaatgagaaattagctatccatttccatggatagctttacaatgataaaagagaagaagagcgATGAAAAACCGACTCGTGACGGTTCTCCGACGATGAAATCAGCTCCAAAGCTTTCTCTCTAGTCTCCTAGGTGACCCTTGATGATCTCCTTTGAGTTCTCCCTTTCCCCAAGTGATGGGTTTGTGTATTTATCTCTGATTTTCATGAACTCCATGTTTCTGTGCTGAACTTTGAGTTTTATAGCATTGCAGATCTGTTACAGGGTGCTAAGCACTCCATTTTAGGTGCTTAGCGCCCTGTTTCTTCATGCTAAAGGATTCCCCACCGCCAGATGATGCTTAGCACTCCATTTTAAACGCTTAGCACCCTGTTACTTCATGCTGAAGGAGTCTCCATTGCAGATGATGCTTAGCACCCTGGAACACATGCTAAGCATGATTGGAACAACAAGGTTAATTTCTTGATATTTCAAAGTTCTTGAGTGGGATTCTTCAAGGCTAAGTGGATTTCTTCATTtacaagctttctttcatccaaaTCATGTACTTTCTCAATTACTCTTCAACCTACAACTCAAATTGAGATTGGAATCATTTTCTACATAATCTACTTAAAAGAGAGTTACTTATAagatttttttcattattacAATAGATAAGTGCCTAAAGTATGATGGAAAACATGGTgaatttggcacttatcagtAATTCAGTGGTTGATTTTATTCAGGAGTGCGTCAGTGATCCAGCAAGGATAGAACAAATGAATGACACTCTCATTGTTTTGATCCCCAAATTGGAAAGGCCGAATCTGATTTCCCAATTTCGTCCCATAGGTTTATGCAATGTAATATACAAAACAATGACAAAAGCGATTTCCAATCGTCTGAAAGGTGTGCTTGGTGATTTGGTCGCCCCTAACCAATGCAGTTTCATCCCAGGCAGACAGAgttcaaataatattattattgccCAGGAGGTTTTTCACTCTATGAGGTATCTTAAGAGGAAAAAAGGGTGGGTAGCAATGAAGATTGACCTTGAAAAAGCCTATGATAGGATTGACTGGAGTTTTTTTAAGGAGACCCTTTTAGAGGTGGGATTAGACACTAATTTTTGTGATCTCATTTTAAACTGTTTCTCTGAGTTCTTTTCAGGTGCTCTTTAATGGCAGCAAAACCGAGAAATTCACTCCTCTAAGAGGGATTCGCCAAGGGGATCCTATCTCTCCTTATCTTTTCGTTCTGTGCATGGAGCGGCTAGCCCACCGGATTCAACATGAACTAAACTCTGGCAACTGGCAACCGATCAGGCTATCAAAGAATGGCCCCCCAATCACTCATCTTTTCTTTGCAGATGATTTGTTGCTATTTGGAGAAGCTTCTATGGAGCAAATGGACCTTATGATGAGTTGTTTGGACATCGGAGGGAGGCTTCTAGGATCAGCCATCTAGCTGGTATTCGCCTTACTGCTGATCTGGGTAAATATCTTGGAGTCCCTCTCCTCCATAAATCTCCCACTAGATCCACCTATAATTTTATCTTGGACAGAGCTCAAAAGCTCCTTACGGCTTGGATGGCTTCTTCCCTTAGTCTGGCAGGGAGAGTAACTTTGGCCAAATCAGTTATCTCGGCCCTTCCCTCTTAATGTATGCAAACCATGTTGCTGCCAAAAGGGGTTTATGACAAGCTTGACCAAATTCAGAGAAACTTTATCTGAGGCTCGGAGAACGGGACCAAGAGGGTTCATCAGGTTAAATGGGCGACAATCTGCAGCCCTAAATCCCAAGGTGGTTTGGGTTTTAGATTCTCTTCTGACTTCAACCAAGCTCTGATTATGAAACTCGGTTGGGGATTAATCAATCAACCGTCCTCTCATTGAGTGCAAGTTTTACGTGGGAAGTATAACTGTGGGAACGCAACTATTCCGGAAGTTAACAAGGCTAGTTGGGAATCGTTGGTGTGGCGTGGCATCAGATCAACCTGGGACAGTATGATGAAGGGCTGCCGGTGGAAGTTAGGGAACGGAGACTCTGTAACATTTTGGGTTGATTCTTGGCTGATATCTGGTCATTGTCTCCAAGACGTGAGTTTGCATCCTATCCCTTCAGATCTCCTCAACTTACATGTTTCTCACTTCTATGATATAGGAATGGGTTGGAGAACTTATATGTTTTCAAGTTTTTTACCCAACAGATTCATCAGTGAGATTTTATGTGACAAAACTCCCTTTCACCCCCCTGGGACACATGATAAATTGGTTTGGTCTAGTACAAATACCGGGGTGTTTACTACGTACGAAGTCTGCTCATGACTTAGTGGCAGACAAACCCTCCCAGAGACATGGAGAAAATCTGTGGAAGATGGTCTTAAAGGTAAAAGGTCCCCAACGTATTCGTATCTTCTTGTGGAAGCTTTTGAACAATGGTATTCTCTGCAATGCGGTCCGCGTTCGCCGCCACATGGGTAGCTCTGATATATGCCCTCTTTGCCATACTGGAACTGAGGATTTGTTGCACGCGTTTCGCGATTGTAGTTCTGTCCTCCCTTTCTGGCAAGCTGCTCTAACTGGAAGGAATTCACCAGACTTCTTTGCACCGGACTGGAGGGTTTGGCTTGCAGGCCATATATATCTCTGGAGGGGACATGGCGGATTTTGACTTAGATTGGCCAAGGTTTTTTGGATCAGCTCTGTCAGCAATTTGGAGAGCTAGGAATGATATGGTTTTTTCGGGCACCCCTCATACGGTGTCGCGTATCTGGGGGTTTATCCGGGCGCTGGGTATGGAAGATATTGTCAATGAAGCGACGCTGGGACCTTGGCTTAGTCAACAACCAGACGACTTCGCTCGGAGACCTTGTGGTAGTAGAACGCAGCAGTGGAGAAGACCGCCAGAGGGGTGGCTTAAGTTTAATGTGGATGGTGCTTTGTCCAGTTCTTGTCAAGCCAGCTGCGGTGGAGTCGTGCGTGATAGTTTAGGTATCTGGAAGTTAGGATTTAGCCACAATCTTGGAGACTTAACCTACTCCAATGTGTTCGTGGTTGAATTATTGGCAATCAAGTATGCTTTGGACCTTATTATCAGTTTGGAGCTGCCCCAGATTATTATAGAGAGTGACTCTTTGGAGGTAGTTCAATTTTTGAATGATGGTGTTTTCTCAGACCACCAGTTTGAGCAAACTGCTCGTGAGATCCTCCAGTTAATGCATACCCACGACGCTGTCTCGGTTGCCCGCTCGCCTAGAGAGACTAATGGTTTAGCGGATTACTTAGCTAAGGTGGGTCTCTTGCTACCCTTTGGAAATCATACATTTGACTCTCCTTTTGGTGAATATCACTCCTTGCTTAGACAGGATGTGGAGTCTCCCCCTTACCCTCATGTAGGGTCGGTTCCTTAGTTTCTTTTGTGTTGTTTCAGGGCTTGTCCTctccttgtaaccaaaaaaaaattctcttctcattactttaaaaaatttatcttCTCATTGAATTACATTAAatgtatttcaaaaaaaaaatcattttttagcATGAAATTGATTAGTAATTGTTACCTAAAAAAATTTCTAGTAATTATATTATAACAAAGGTATTTCaagaaatattttcatttttctacataattaattattcattattataacaaattaaaagatttaaattagtgtataataattaaaaaattatttcttgcaaacataaaaaaaattctaatttcAAGTACATGTATTTATTgtcaattttaattataatttattaactATTTTTATTGTAAAGTATGTCATAaattatgttttgttttttataagcatgtcataaattatataaaattttatttaaattatcgTTCAGTAATAAATTCGTTggaataatattattattatatataataaaagtCAATTTCCATTTAACTTAGTATATAATAACTAGACAATTAACGCTTTTCATATTTAACCAAGCAATTTTTTTATTCACATATATCATTTTTAgatcaaaaaatatttattaataatcaGAAGAGAAGTACACCCCTGATAAATGAAACAAGGCGAAAGAACCCGCAGGTCGTATTTAGTTTCAAAATTTATGCAAGTCATATtaacttttaaattaaaatttattatttttaatgagTGTCTAAATTAGTCATATAAAAATTCATATTTAATTACCCATAATTACACTAATCATTGaattattatttcaaatttaattcTTTTTGGTTTGCTAAGAAATTGATTAGTAATTATTACTTAATTTATTTtgctaataattaattatattaatttttttctaaaatttaaatgtttacaTAATTAGTTACTAATTACTATAAGGAATTGccgtttaaaaaaaaactataaggaatttaaaaataaattcctTCGAAACAGAaacatttcaaatttcaaatacatgaatttattgtcaattttatttttatttttatttttactttactAACTATCTTTTATCATAATGTACGTTTTAAATTATGTCAAATTTTTAACTCAAATGGTAATAAATTTGTTGGTATATTTAATCTTTTTGTATATTAATTCATTGTTTTTTGACGGTCACTTGTCAAAATTTTAACTCAAATGGTAATAAATTTGTTGATAAAATGTGCATTGAccctcaaaaaataaaataggaaaaaaaatctttaatttAAAAAGGATTTGATATCATATTAActaaaaagaatttttttaattgatacaataatatattataattattgtaTACTTTTTctgaaataataatttttcttaaacaaagaaaaatgtAAAGAAGTAGCCGTTGGTTAacattaaattaatattattatgagCATGATTTTAAAGCCTTTCAAACCTTGCTTAAAACATGAGGAGGGGCCACGTTGAGTTAAAAAGTGGAGATTTcgaatttaatattttttcataattGACGGAATTAAATAGAGTAAGGATGGGTCATTAGACCAACAACTTCAAACAGCCAGCAAAGGAGAGAAAACTTAACCAGTGAAAAGTTTGTCAAGGTGTATTCTCTGTCTTCGATCTTTAGTGTGTTTTGAGGCTCAGGTATAATTCTGAAGCCTTATGTGTTTTTCCACTTAAAATTTGTGATGGTTTGCAAAATTTCCTGTCAacttcatttttcaattttgtgcTTGAGTTCAGCAAATTAGAGTCAGTTTATGTTCTTCTTTGTGTTTGtactcattttttattttttctgttaTTTCATCATTTCTTCGGAAATAATTCGATATGAAAAGTGATGTTGGTACAGAGTACTGTGGGAGTTTTCAGCGAATTTGTTTTAATATTTTGAAAGTCTCTTTTTATTAGTATTTTTCAATTTCTTATAGTATTAAATGCCActataaaaaaatcacaaaataaaaAGTTCCATTAATAAAAAACAGTTGTTTCATGGCAGGGCATGTGCAACTTGTGAACAGTAACTTCAATGCTATAGTATGCATGCAATTATTCACGTGTGTCCTTTGTCAATTTCTTAAGTTTATATGATCTTTCTCTCattctttaattttattgtttGTCCTCATACTTTACATACATTTAAACATTATTTGTAATACTTTAATTATTAGTTGTGTTCTAAGGTTTCAGAAACTAGAATCAGATAGGTTTTGTCATTAAGATGAATTAAACTATTGAATTCTAACTTTCGGAACCTTAGAAAAACTAGAATGTGATAGCTCTAAATCAAGATTTATTAGAATTTTATGTATTGCTTGAATGCTTAGTTTAATGATATAAATTTTTTGAatgaattgttttattttattgcagATATGGTTAGAGCTAGAGGTGGTGGCTTTGCGGGTCGTTCTTCTCCACGCATTCCACCTTCTGCATCCGCTTGTAGAGCACGTGTAGCTGCTCATGTTAAGCACTCACCACAACACACTTATTCAAGACTCGTGAAGAAGGCAAGGAGCAAGAGACGTCGCACTTGTTATAAAGGTCTCTACTCCATTGCTCCCATAACAACGCTTTCAAGAGATCTGTTAATAGAGGTGGTTGCAACCGTGGCATCACACTCCTTTGTCGACCTTCACACCATCAAAATGTGTTGTAAAGATTTTCTTGACGCTACTGAAGATAGCTACGTTTGGCGTAGAGTTTCTTTGGACACATTCCCGTTAATCCAGTGGCTTCCCAATGACAAAGTATCGTCGTTCCTGAACCGCTACAAGGAATATGGAAACATAGAGAGCTTGTTTAGAGAAGGGTTGCTGAAATATTTTGGTTATCCAAATAGAAATATTGACGGTCTTGAGATCTTGAAGATAGCTTCTCAAAAGGGTCACAAGGAAGCAAAATATGTGTTTGGTATGATTTCATTATGctctgaagatgatgatttgAGAAAACAAGGACTTGAGCATATACGCTTCCTGAGGAAGTCCAAGTATGTCGTAGGATCGAGAAACAAAGTGAAAAAGTTATTGGACTCTATGTGGAAAAATAATGGAATGCTTAGGGGTAATCAGAGTCCTCTCTGTAACTCTAAGAGCACGTGTAAAGGGTGGAGACTGAAGACGGGTAGATGGGCATTAATAGATGATGATGACGatgatgttgatgatattgGCTTATGTGAGTATTGTAGATGGGATCATGAGTTAGAAGTTTTTTACCGATTGTTCAATATTCACTAATGATGTGTGTGAACTTTCTTCATAGTTGAGCCAATTATAATGTAATGAATTATATCAAGAAGTgagatttttattaatatataatttttaaggGCAAAAGTGAATTACGTACTCAAATTTGACTTACATGCGACTCAGTCCAATAAAGGTCTGTTTGATATGCAAGATAATGAAATAAGATAAGATAGTATAATCATATGCTTTAACATAATCGTATGATTGCTTTAAAAAGAAACATAATAATTAAATCTTATTACTCAATAGTCAATACTATACAAAATTCtaaaatatcaatatcaattaaatttggaattattttgaaaagtttGGTATTATAAATACAAATAATGTTGAGTTCACAAATCATTTCCAACTCTACCTTGTTTAAATATGAAGAGAAATGAGAGAAGTAAGTGATATGTTATGTGATCGATGTGACAGAAAATACAGAGAGAAATAGTAAGagaaatgagatgaaagagaaagtgaggtgtgaatGTATCATTATAATCTGGGGGTGTATTATATATGTAAATATGTAAAGGGTGTTGTTTCTAAGATATTTGGAGCATGCGGTTTGTATTTCCCACTGGGTCTTCATCATGGTATTTGGCTTATGGGGAGGCACATTTGCCATGTCTGCATACGTTCATGGGAAACTTCTGCTGGTTATTGGGGCTATTGGGATAGATTACCTTATCTGTAATATGTCTGTTAGGTATCAGTGGGTGTTTTAGGGGTATCTTCTTGGAAGTTTCCAGTTTCAAGAAGATTTATCACTTGTACTTTTCATTGttttcttgctttttttttttttccttttttcctttgtattgggttgaagtactccttgtacttcatttcaatatattctttggcctatcaaaaaaaaaaactaactcgGTCTATAGTTCGAAACAAAAGTTCTAATGTAGTCCCTTGGAAGAATCTGCATCCATTTTTtcattaccaccaccatcatcatcttttaAATCTCCATCACCATTAGGGGCGACACTATGGTTTGGCGCGATGACCCCAACCCACTATTGGCCCGCTAAAATGCGGTTTGGTTGGGATGATCCACTTTTGATATTTGAATTAAAAGTCTCAACCCAACCAGCTAAAAAAGACGGGTCAAACGGGTTGGCCCGACCAATTTGAAGCCCGTACTTTGTacctttaaataatatttatttttattcttacAAGTATTTCTCTTGAAAAAACAATATTGTGATTTATAGAGCTCCTTTGACCGCCTTTTTGGCTTGTAAGAATAAAAGTGAAATAAGAGAGAATGAGTTGTGaggaagatgaagtgatgagAATGAGAGATGAAGGGATAAAAAAGGAAATGGTGAGGTGAGTGAGTTGGAAGATGGTAACATGAATGAGCGGGGGTGTATCCAGGATTTTCTTGTAGGGGGTGaaatataagactaaaaagatctccattaaatattatataaactttaaataataaaacattatttaaatacaactcttcATTCTTTCATAGTACTAAATTTATCTGTTACTGTATCAATAGAGATTTTTTCAGCAAATTCTCTCTGATATATacaattaataaatttatgagaagatcatcttcaattttgttgcGAAGCCGAGTTTTGACAACTTTTATtgtagaaaattaaaaaatcactcTAAAGATGTTGTTGAAACAGGGAGTATCAAACAACACGTATCAATCTATTAACAAATGaaaatattgttgtttttcaagtttcaactaacttctggtaaaactcggataaactgtaaatttttcttaaattaGGATCTCGGGAAACATCTGAATGATAGTGTCTCAATTGGAACGGCAAATTTCTTCTTTCTAGCTCGAAAAATACCTAGATACGCCCCTGTGAATGAGTTGAGAtattgttggggagagtcacgacgaggaagacattaggtttatgggtcacatctcttataaactctccctctcaccttgacttctctgatgtgagacttgactctaacacttgattccaacagaTATAAAGAGATGATATGAAAAACAAAATGGGTGGCTTAGGTATCGGAGggtattttggaaaaaaatattgtgaAGGGTGGCATAAATATTGCTGAGGGTGGAAAGAAAATCAAAACCCCCTTGTCAATTTGTCTGCatcattattatatatatacactttACTTgtgtataaaaatttaaaaactaacCTATAAAAATTTAAGCTTATTTGAGTTTGTCAGTGCCCATGGTTTTAGACCGAACGAAGCCCATGGACGGTAACCAGTAACCACTAGCTCTGCATGgacaatatttaatttttttatttataaaaatgtgtttttaattttaatatttattttataaaaacaatatattacttaatttgattttattacAATTGAATTTATTGTTTCACTTTTTTgctgataattaatattttatataatttccattaaaaaaaatattttatataatttaaatatttattaattttatttttctcttgatCAATGTATCTCACAGCcgacagccgtgagactaatccccCGTCCCACggtaaatatttattaattggactgggcgagcccctagaggggcaacgcccagcgtgcagcccgccccgaggcggggccctggccttaagttgggccttggtttcggaggcccaattgacccaataggtagtgcccaaactctataaataggagggagttaccaattgtaagggacttttggttCATTTTATGAAATTACACGTGAGATTCAGCATTTTccctctcattctcattctctctctagcacaattctctactctctaggtactatccctatcttcaatgttcattcccagaacatttggcgccgtctgtggggaagataaactttctactcccattcacgtggattgattgtgcaagaaGCTATCTCTGATTGCGATCAGACAATTCTCTAATTTTCCGATTCTGATTCCGTGACCGGCGTTTGTTTTTTGATCGAGTGTGCGTTGTTCctgtttggatggagactcgacgcaggaagcagcatcattcaccggtGCGACAGCGAATCTCG contains:
- the LOC130725372 gene encoding uncharacterized protein LOC130725372; translation: MVRARGGGFAGRSSPRIPPSASACRARVAAHVKHSPQHTYSRLVKKARSKRRRTCYKGLYSIAPITTLSRDLLIEVVATVASHSFVDLHTIKMCCKDFLDATEDSYVWRRVSLDTFPLIQWLPNDKVSSFLNRYKEYGNIESLFREGLLKYFGYPNRNIDGLEILKIASQKGHKEAKYVFGMISLCSEDDDLRKQGLEHIRFLRKSKYVVGSRNKVKKLLDSMWKNNGMLRGNQSPLCNSKSTCKGWRLKTGRWALIDDDDDDVDDIGLCEYCRWDHELEVFYRLFNIH